The following are from one region of the Cyanobium gracile PCC 6307 genome:
- a CDS encoding DMT family transporter, with the protein MISLVSQEGSPLMIAALLYAGAAFALLMVRGIIGHQQEESPVQRRDLPPLLGLTVLGGMVGPICLVQGLTLLSAGSASLLLNLEAVFTLLIAVLIGREHLSRKGLLAAVLILAGAVLLTEGSLSGASLLGTLLIGGACLAWGIDNNLSQRLSLRNPIQIALLKAIGASVPMLILALGAGQTLPTWPVLLALLSIGAVGYGLSIWLDLLALRHLGAARESVVFSTAPFVGVLFSVVVLREAFTGGMAMASALMLLGVAVLLKEDHAHWHRHDAFHHAHRHRHDPTGGDPHHNHDHPGDEQLSSDPPQAYWHAHEHQHAPIEHEHAHVSDVHHRHGHRQGL; encoded by the coding sequence TTGATCAGCCTCGTCAGCCAAGAAGGTTCGCCGCTGATGATCGCGGCGCTGCTCTACGCCGGAGCTGCCTTCGCGCTGCTGATGGTGCGGGGGATCATTGGCCATCAGCAGGAGGAGTCACCGGTTCAGCGCCGTGACCTTCCACCGCTCCTGGGGCTCACCGTTCTGGGTGGGATGGTCGGTCCCATTTGCCTGGTACAGGGGCTCACCCTGCTCTCGGCGGGCTCAGCCTCGCTGCTGCTGAACCTGGAAGCGGTGTTCACGTTGCTGATCGCGGTGCTGATCGGCCGTGAACACCTCAGCCGCAAGGGGCTGCTCGCGGCCGTGCTGATCCTTGCCGGTGCCGTTCTGCTCACGGAAGGCTCCTTGAGCGGGGCCAGCCTGCTGGGCACGCTGTTGATCGGTGGCGCCTGCCTGGCCTGGGGAATCGACAACAACCTCAGCCAACGACTCAGTTTGCGCAATCCAATTCAGATCGCGCTGCTGAAGGCGATCGGGGCCTCGGTTCCGATGCTGATCCTGGCTCTCGGTGCCGGCCAGACTCTTCCAACCTGGCCCGTTCTGCTGGCGTTGCTGTCGATTGGCGCCGTTGGGTATGGCCTCTCGATCTGGCTGGATTTGCTCGCTCTTCGCCACTTGGGTGCGGCGCGCGAATCCGTGGTGTTTTCAACGGCGCCGTTCGTGGGCGTTCTGTTCTCCGTAGTGGTGCTGCGGGAAGCCTTCACCGGCGGTATGGCCATGGCCTCAGCCCTGATGCTGCTCGGCGTTGCCGTTCTGCTCAAGGAAGACCATGCCCACTGGCATCGCCATGACGCGTTCCACCATGCGCATCGTCACAGGCACGATCCGACCGGCGGCGACCCCCACCACAACCACGACCACCCCGGGGATGAGCAGCTCTCAAGCGACCCCCCGCAGGCCTATTGGCATGCCCATGAGCATCAGCACGCACCGATTGAGCACGAGCACGCCCACGTCAGTGATGTTCATCACCGCCATGGTCATCGTCAGGGACTTTGA
- a CDS encoding type II toxin-antitoxin system VapC family toxin, whose amino-acid sequence MTEYLFWDSCVFIAFLKDQRSFYDVVSIERYLKDAQERRVVIFASSLVFAEILPSFTAGDARPYHGDVEAFMDDFSGCIRLIDPDPNIMRIAGRLRDLPYKKGRSEDRRLSTADAVMLASALVLVEYYNQDLTYFHTYDKGGKRDEEGGRAIPLIGYEEWCEGFDEIGYDRTHYAYRAIALNRCEPSHPTPQIELDLRSPQ is encoded by the coding sequence ATGACTGAATATCTGTTCTGGGATTCTTGTGTATTTATAGCCTTTCTAAAAGACCAGCGCAGCTTCTACGATGTTGTAAGCATAGAGCGTTATCTCAAAGACGCGCAGGAAAGGAGGGTTGTGATATTTGCATCTTCTTTGGTATTTGCTGAGATCCTTCCAAGTTTTACTGCAGGAGACGCCCGTCCGTACCATGGAGATGTCGAAGCGTTTATGGACGACTTCAGTGGATGTATAAGGCTTATCGATCCAGACCCTAACATCATGAGAATTGCCGGAAGGCTTAGGGACCTGCCATATAAGAAAGGACGCTCAGAGGATAGAAGGTTGAGCACGGCTGACGCGGTTATGCTGGCGTCGGCACTTGTATTGGTGGAATACTATAATCAGGATTTAACATATTTCCATACTTACGATAAAGGGGGCAAGCGCGATGAAGAGGGCGGGAGAGCAATCCCACTCATAGGTTATGAAGAATGGTGCGAGGGATTTGACGAAATCGGTTATGATCGAACTCACTACGCATACAGGGCAATTGCCCTGAACAGATGCGAGCCAAGCCATCCAACACCTCAGATAGAACTTGACTTACGATCACCCCAGTAA
- a CDS encoding IS1595 family transposase codes for MSFLSAPYFHDEAAAFAELERILWPDGPVCPRCNGKERITSVKGGRKGLRRCGPCKRQFTVKVGTLLESSHVPLNLWVQAIYLMCCSKKGISSHQLMRVLGVQYKTAWFMTHRIREAMKGGALPPIGGNGAVVEIDETFIGRKPGHKPKRGYSHKNAVLTLVQRGGSARSFHVEGTKAADLLPIIQANVHPSTEVMTDEAGQYKGHGKHFASHGYVSHSQFEWGRGKVHTNTVEGFYSVFKRGMKGVYQHCAEKHLHRYVAEFDFRYNQRAKFGITEQDRTQTALRGMAGKRLTYKSVDRSKS; via the coding sequence ATGTCCTTTCTTTCCGCCCCTTATTTCCACGACGAAGCGGCTGCCTTTGCAGAGCTTGAGCGCATTCTATGGCCAGATGGCCCTGTCTGCCCTCGCTGCAATGGCAAGGAACGAATTACGTCCGTTAAGGGTGGAAGGAAGGGCCTTCGGCGCTGTGGGCCTTGCAAGCGTCAGTTCACGGTGAAGGTGGGTACGCTGCTTGAAAGCAGCCATGTCCCCCTAAATCTCTGGGTTCAAGCAATCTATTTAATGTGCTGCAGCAAGAAGGGAATCAGCAGCCATCAACTCATGCGAGTACTTGGAGTTCAGTACAAAACAGCGTGGTTCATGACCCACCGCATTCGGGAAGCAATGAAAGGTGGTGCCCTGCCTCCCATTGGCGGAAATGGGGCTGTTGTGGAAATAGACGAAACTTTTATTGGTCGCAAGCCAGGGCATAAGCCAAAGCGTGGATACTCTCACAAGAATGCAGTGCTAACCCTTGTTCAGCGCGGTGGGTCCGCTCGCTCCTTCCACGTTGAGGGGACCAAGGCGGCGGACCTGCTACCCATCATCCAAGCGAACGTGCACCCGAGCACTGAGGTCATGACCGACGAAGCCGGACAGTACAAGGGCCATGGCAAGCACTTTGCCAGCCATGGTTACGTTAGTCACAGTCAGTTCGAGTGGGGCCGTGGCAAGGTGCACACCAACACCGTCGAAGGCTTCTACAGTGTGTTCAAGCGGGGCATGAAAGGCGTCTATCAGCACTGCGCCGAGAAGCATTTGCATCGGTATGTTGCAGAATTTGACTTTAGATACAATCAACGCGCTAAGTTTGGCATAACAGAACAAGACAGGACCCAAACAGCGTTACGCGGCATGGCTGGCAAGCGCCTAACATATAAATCAGTTGACAGGAGCAAGTCTTGA
- a CDS encoding class I SAM-dependent methyltransferase: MTSKNHWETIYATKAPESLSWYQAHADDSLRLLQAAGLSLDAAIIDVGGGASMLVDDLLNLGYLRITVLDLSGTALAVSRERLGAHAAVVQWLEADILTATLPAHAYDVWHDRAVFHFLTSPADQQAYVRAVLQALKPGGTLLLATFAQDGPTTCSGLPVVRYSPERLQETLGTAFLLLGHVQFSHRTPGGAEQHFLSCRFQRTSP, encoded by the coding sequence ATGACGAGCAAAAACCACTGGGAGACGATCTACGCCACCAAGGCCCCTGAGTCGTTGAGCTGGTATCAAGCCCATGCCGATGACTCACTCCGGCTGCTTCAGGCAGCCGGCCTGTCACTGGATGCGGCGATCATCGATGTGGGCGGTGGTGCCTCCATGCTCGTGGATGACCTCCTGAACCTTGGCTATCTACGGATCACGGTTCTGGACCTTTCAGGTACGGCACTAGCGGTGAGCCGAGAGCGACTTGGCGCTCATGCGGCTGTGGTGCAGTGGCTGGAGGCCGACATCCTTACGGCCACCCTGCCCGCCCATGCCTATGACGTCTGGCATGACCGGGCGGTGTTTCATTTCCTCACCAGCCCCGCCGATCAGCAGGCCTATGTACGGGCCGTGCTGCAGGCGCTCAAGCCTGGTGGCACTCTTCTCCTGGCAACCTTTGCACAAGATGGCCCCACCACATGCAGTGGCTTGCCTGTGGTGCGGTACAGCCCTGAGAGGCTGCAGGAAACCTTGGGGACTGCATTTTTGTTGCTCGGCCATGTGCAGTTCAGCCATCGCACACCAGGCGGCGCGGAGCAACACTTTCTGTCCTGTCGGTTCCAGCGGACTTCCCCATAG
- a CDS encoding Nramp family divalent metal transporter, with translation MPDAPLGTAARIDTEAVEVPAGLGTLRTFLRVLGPGYLVAVGYMDPGNWATDLAAGSQFGYRLLWVIGLSSLMAMVLQSLCCRLGIATRLDLAQACSQLLPRFCRIPLWLLAEVAIIACDLAELVGSAIALQLLFGLPLLWGVGLTAADTLLLLALQRFGIRRLEALVIALVALVGGCFAVEMLLLQPDWGQVGQGFIPQAASLRDGQQLFLAAGILGATVMPHNLYLHSSLVQTRLWAGGQGTQRRALSFSTWDTLIALSLAFLINVSILVLAAGSFYGRLPQPVTDLSEAYRLLTPMLGTSLASVLFGVALLAAGQSSTLTATMAGQIVMEGFLQIRLPDWKRRLLTRALALIPAMATVILFGERATTNLLVLSQVVLSLQLPFAVIPLVWFCGRRGLMGELRTPLWLQAAGWLCASVIVMINLSLLSSVLRGG, from the coding sequence ATGCCTGATGCACCGCTCGGCACCGCCGCCCGCATCGACACGGAGGCCGTGGAGGTGCCTGCCGGCCTGGGCACGCTGCGCACGTTCCTACGGGTGCTCGGACCCGGGTACCTGGTGGCCGTCGGCTACATGGATCCGGGCAACTGGGCCACCGATCTGGCGGCCGGTTCCCAGTTCGGCTATCGCCTGCTGTGGGTGATCGGACTCTCCAGCCTGATGGCGATGGTGCTCCAGTCGCTCTGCTGCCGGCTGGGCATCGCCACGCGGCTGGATCTGGCCCAGGCCTGCAGCCAGCTCCTGCCGCGGTTTTGCCGGATTCCCCTTTGGCTGCTGGCCGAGGTGGCGATCATTGCCTGTGACCTGGCCGAGCTGGTGGGCAGCGCCATTGCCCTTCAACTCCTGTTCGGTCTTCCCTTGCTCTGGGGGGTGGGGCTGACCGCCGCCGACACCCTGCTGCTGCTGGCCCTGCAGCGCTTTGGAATCCGGCGCCTCGAGGCGCTGGTGATCGCCCTGGTCGCCCTGGTGGGCGGCTGCTTCGCGGTGGAGATGCTGCTTCTCCAACCCGACTGGGGCCAGGTGGGCCAGGGCTTCATCCCCCAGGCCGCCAGCCTCAGGGACGGTCAGCAGCTGTTTCTGGCCGCCGGGATTCTGGGGGCCACGGTGATGCCCCACAACCTTTACCTGCATTCCTCGCTGGTGCAAACCCGCCTCTGGGCCGGTGGCCAGGGGACGCAGCGCAGGGCCCTGTCTTTCAGCACCTGGGACACGCTGATTGCCCTCAGCCTGGCCTTTCTGATCAATGTCTCGATCCTGGTGCTGGCCGCCGGCAGCTTCTACGGACGGCTGCCGCAGCCGGTCACGGACCTGAGCGAGGCCTACCGGCTGCTGACGCCGATGCTGGGCACCTCGCTGGCCAGCGTGCTGTTCGGCGTGGCCCTGCTGGCGGCGGGCCAGAGCTCGACGCTCACCGCCACCATGGCCGGCCAGATCGTGATGGAGGGGTTCCTGCAGATCCGTCTTCCGGACTGGAAGCGGCGGCTGCTCACCCGCGCTCTCGCCCTGATCCCGGCGATGGCCACGGTGATCCTGTTCGGGGAACGGGCCACCACGAATCTGCTGGTGCTGAGCCAGGTGGTGCTGTCGCTGCAGTTGCCCTTCGCCGTGATCCCTCTGGTGTGGTTCTGCGGACGGCGCGGTCTGATGGGCGAGCTCAGAACGCCGCTCTGGCTTCAGGCGGCGGGCTGGCTGTGCGCCAGTGTGATTGTGATGATCAACCTCTCGTTGCTCAGCAGCGTGCTGCGGGGCGGCTGA
- a CDS encoding vitamin K epoxide reductase family protein, giving the protein MNSESLAESLSSRRAGQEPGRPWIRLSMAVLATIGLVDTGSITAKRWGWIGSLSCPGGSDGCDKVLGSAWGTLLGQPLSLFGFLAYGTVLVLALIPLLRGGRRAPASEGNWWALFLVSCGMAVFSLVLMGLMIFEIQAFCTFCVVSAALSLALFLLSLVGSRWIDLGQLIFRGVMTALLVGLVGLGWAASADQPVAPSGRVAPAVVSASTPAKIALAEHLTSSGARVFTAYWCPHCHDQKEAFGKEAAAKLQVIECAEDGANTQAQLCKQQGVQGYPSWQIKGVMDSGVKPLNTLADLSGYTGPRDF; this is encoded by the coding sequence GTGAACAGCGAGTCGTTAGCCGAATCACTCTCCAGCCGACGGGCTGGCCAGGAACCAGGTCGGCCCTGGATCCGGCTCAGCATGGCTGTGCTCGCCACGATCGGCCTGGTCGATACGGGCTCGATCACCGCCAAACGCTGGGGATGGATCGGCAGCCTGTCCTGTCCTGGCGGTAGCGATGGATGCGACAAAGTGCTCGGCAGCGCCTGGGGCACCCTGCTTGGCCAGCCGCTGTCTCTGTTTGGATTCCTGGCCTACGGCACGGTGCTCGTTCTGGCTCTGATCCCGCTGCTGCGAGGAGGTCGGCGGGCCCCTGCCTCCGAGGGCAACTGGTGGGCTCTGTTCCTCGTCAGCTGCGGCATGGCCGTCTTCAGCTTGGTGCTGATGGGCCTCATGATCTTCGAGATCCAGGCCTTCTGCACCTTCTGTGTGGTGTCAGCCGCTCTCAGCCTTGCGCTGTTCCTGTTGAGCCTTGTGGGAAGTCGCTGGATCGACCTTGGCCAGCTGATCTTTCGCGGAGTGATGACGGCCTTGCTCGTCGGTCTAGTGGGGCTGGGCTGGGCGGCCTCGGCGGACCAGCCTGTCGCTCCAAGCGGACGGGTAGCTCCAGCTGTCGTCAGCGCCAGTACCCCGGCCAAGATAGCCCTGGCAGAGCACCTGACCAGCAGTGGTGCCCGGGTGTTCACCGCGTACTGGTGCCCCCACTGCCATGACCAGAAGGAAGCCTTCGGGAAAGAGGCCGCCGCCAAGCTCCAGGTGATCGAATGCGCTGAAGACGGTGCCAACACCCAGGCGCAGCTGTGCAAGCAGCAGGGGGTTCAGGGCTACCCCAGCTGGCAAATCAAGGGCGTTATGGATTCGGGCGTCAAGCCGCTGAACACCCTCGCCGATCTCAGTGGCTACACGGGTCCTCGCGACTTCTGA
- the cadR gene encoding Cd(II)/Pb(II)-responsive transcriptional regulator has translation MQIGELARSTGLKVETIRYYEREHLLPLPQRTKGNYRLYSPRHAERLRFIRFCRSIDMSLDEVRILIGALDTPSGSCLTVNALLDEKIAEVDARVDELHKLQDQLRQLRGLCQQPDQGEICGILVELNRCTESRKPVV, from the coding sequence ATGCAGATCGGCGAGCTGGCACGGTCTACAGGATTGAAGGTCGAAACCATCCGCTATTACGAACGCGAGCACTTGCTGCCGCTGCCGCAGCGCACGAAGGGAAACTACCGCCTCTATTCGCCGCGGCATGCGGAGCGATTGCGCTTCATCCGCTTCTGCCGCAGCATTGACATGAGCCTTGACGAGGTCCGCATCTTGATAGGGGCCCTCGACACACCGTCCGGAAGCTGCCTGACGGTGAATGCCCTGCTGGACGAGAAGATCGCTGAGGTCGATGCCCGCGTGGATGAATTGCACAAACTCCAGGATCAGCTGCGGCAGCTCAGAGGGCTCTGCCAGCAGCCGGATCAGGGGGAGATCTGCGGTATTCTCGTCGAGCTGAATCGCTGTACTGAAAGCAGAAAGCCAGTCGTCTGA
- a CDS encoding heavy metal translocating P-type ATPase encodes MDCATEEGEIRHALAGVDGIRGLRFLLAERVLAIDAEAAALSSALAAIRRLGFNPETISPDHRPSAAQTRAERLRERLRLAGSLALAVTAELLHLVVPPFPGHELLEIGIAIAAIALAGFSVFRKGLAALRQGRLNINALMSVAVTGSFLIGRFPEAAMVMALYAVAEAIEARAVERARQAITSLMALAPDEAEIRQSDGRWQRVSASAVAIGDVARVRPGERLPLDGTVLSGVSAIDQAPITGESLPVDKGPGDAVFAGTINQGGALEIQVTAPASLSTLARIIQAVEEAQASRAPIQRFVDRFAAHYTPAVFVVALAVALLAPPLLGFTPPQAIYKALVLLVIACPCALVIATPVTVVSGLATAARRGIIIKGGLYIEEARKIKVLALDKTGTITLGKPKLVAFSPQQEGSDADALKQWASSLAGRSDHPVSQAVATGLDGERLAVEAFEALPGRGVRGVIAGRRLMLANHRWIDELGLCSSTLEASMQVHERQGRSLSLLADVSGVLALIAVADTVRPSSAAAMEALRALGVTPVMLTGDNAATAEAIAAIAGIEQVKSNMLPQDKLEAVADLQARYGFTAMAGDGINDAPALAQADIGFAMGAAGTHIAIEAADVVIMNDDLMRVPETIALSRRTFRILRQNIALALGIKALFLVLTVAGNATMWMAVFADMGTSLIVIANGLRLIRMPNVLALRG; translated from the coding sequence ATGGATTGCGCCACGGAGGAAGGCGAGATCCGCCATGCCCTCGCAGGTGTCGACGGCATCCGTGGCCTGAGGTTCCTGCTGGCCGAGCGCGTTCTGGCGATCGATGCCGAAGCGGCCGCGCTAAGCTCCGCCCTTGCTGCGATTCGCCGGCTGGGGTTCAACCCGGAGACGATCAGCCCCGATCACCGGCCGTCCGCCGCCCAGACCCGGGCCGAACGGCTCCGTGAACGGCTTCGCCTGGCGGGCTCCCTGGCGTTGGCGGTCACGGCGGAGCTGCTGCATCTGGTCGTTCCCCCCTTCCCTGGCCACGAGCTGCTGGAGATCGGAATCGCCATCGCCGCGATCGCCCTGGCGGGCTTCTCCGTGTTTCGCAAGGGCCTGGCCGCGTTGCGCCAGGGCCGTCTCAACATCAATGCGCTGATGAGCGTGGCGGTCACGGGCTCCTTCCTGATCGGCCGCTTCCCGGAAGCCGCCATGGTGATGGCGCTCTATGCCGTGGCCGAGGCGATTGAGGCGCGGGCGGTGGAGCGGGCCCGCCAGGCGATCACCAGCCTGATGGCCCTGGCCCCTGACGAGGCGGAGATCCGTCAGAGCGATGGCCGCTGGCAGCGCGTGTCCGCCAGCGCTGTGGCCATCGGCGATGTGGCGCGTGTCCGCCCGGGCGAGCGGCTGCCGCTCGATGGCACGGTGCTTTCTGGCGTGAGCGCGATCGATCAGGCCCCGATCACCGGCGAAAGCCTGCCGGTGGACAAAGGCCCGGGGGACGCGGTGTTCGCCGGCACGATCAACCAGGGCGGCGCCCTGGAAATCCAGGTGACGGCGCCCGCCTCACTCAGCACCCTGGCGCGGATCATCCAGGCCGTGGAGGAGGCCCAGGCTTCCCGCGCCCCGATCCAGCGCTTCGTCGATCGCTTCGCGGCCCATTACACCCCGGCGGTGTTCGTGGTCGCCCTGGCCGTTGCCCTGCTGGCGCCACCTCTTCTGGGATTCACTCCGCCCCAGGCGATCTACAAGGCCCTGGTGCTGCTGGTGATCGCCTGCCCCTGCGCCCTGGTGATCGCCACCCCGGTCACGGTGGTGAGCGGCCTGGCCACCGCCGCCCGTCGCGGCATCATCATCAAGGGCGGCCTCTACATCGAAGAGGCCCGCAAGATCAAGGTTCTGGCGCTCGACAAGACCGGCACGATCACCCTGGGCAAGCCCAAGCTGGTGGCGTTCTCTCCACAGCAAGAAGGCTCAGACGCTGACGCGCTCAAGCAGTGGGCCAGCAGCTTGGCGGGGCGCTCCGACCATCCGGTCTCGCAGGCGGTGGCCACAGGCCTTGATGGCGAGCGGCTGGCCGTGGAGGCCTTCGAGGCCCTGCCGGGGCGCGGTGTGCGCGGCGTGATCGCGGGACGGCGGCTGATGCTGGCCAACCACCGCTGGATCGATGAGCTGGGGCTCTGCTCCAGCACACTGGAGGCGTCGATGCAGGTCCATGAGCGCCAGGGCCGCTCCCTGAGCCTGCTCGCGGATGTCAGCGGCGTGCTCGCCCTGATCGCCGTCGCCGACACCGTGCGGCCCAGCTCCGCGGCCGCCATGGAGGCTCTGCGGGCCCTCGGCGTCACCCCGGTGATGCTCACGGGCGACAACGCAGCCACCGCCGAAGCAATTGCGGCCATAGCTGGCATCGAGCAGGTGAAGAGCAACATGCTGCCCCAGGACAAGCTCGAGGCGGTGGCCGATCTGCAGGCCCGCTATGGATTCACGGCCATGGCCGGCGATGGCATCAACGATGCACCGGCCCTGGCCCAGGCGGACATCGGCTTTGCGATGGGGGCCGCGGGCACCCATATCGCCATCGAAGCCGCCGACGTGGTGATCATGAATGACGATCTGATGCGCGTTCCGGAAACGATCGCTCTCTCTCGCCGCACCTTTCGAATCCTGCGCCAGAACATCGCGCTGGCGCTGGGAATCAAGGCCCTCTTTCTGGTACTCACCGTGGCCGGAAATGCCACGATGTGGATGGCGGTCTTCGCGGACATGGGCACCAGCCTGATCGTGATCGCCAATGGCCTTCGTCTGATCCGCATGCCCAATGTCCTTGCTCTTCGCGGCTAA
- a CDS encoding multicopper oxidase family protein — MTTPLRRRQVLGLGLAGLGTAVVGPVLWDRVQRSAVRAQPAGAARLASRGGVADLELVAQATRGTLPGSPPELLTYNGRSPGPLLEVNAGDRVRLRLRNELKQPTNLHFHGLHIPPTGTADNVFLSVPPGGSFSYAFTLAKDHPAGLFYVHPHQHGLSADEVFGGLRSALVVRGDLDRIPEVAAASETVLVLKDFASASGQGEAGQGMGRMLGREGPLLTVNGELNPDLSIPSGGLLRLRLLNASNARIYRLALEGHSLVLIATDGGAIATPQALDELLLAPGERADVLVQGNQAPGSYRLLNLPYQRSGHMGMGQVADAPQTLATLNYAGSVATLPLPKTLIPVAALPQPELTRRFSLAHAMGMGMGMGMGGMQHGMGGMGAGGMGGGGMGFVINAQPFDPDRIDTRVALGSTEDWLIVNDDVMDHPFHLHVNPFQVISRAGRPEAQRRWKDTVLVKAGEEVRIRVTFRDFPGRTVYHCHNLDHEDLGMMGVLQIK, encoded by the coding sequence ATGACCACTCCCCTTCGGCGACGGCAGGTGCTCGGCCTGGGGCTCGCCGGCCTCGGCACGGCCGTGGTCGGGCCGGTTCTTTGGGACCGGGTGCAGCGCTCCGCCGTCCGGGCCCAGCCGGCCGGTGCGGCGCGGCTGGCCTCCCGTGGCGGCGTCGCTGATCTGGAGCTAGTGGCCCAGGCCACGCGGGGGACCCTTCCCGGTAGCCCCCCCGAGCTGCTCACCTACAACGGCCGCTCCCCCGGTCCGCTGCTGGAGGTGAACGCCGGCGATCGGGTGCGCCTGCGCCTGCGCAATGAACTCAAGCAACCCACCAATCTCCACTTCCACGGGCTCCATATCCCCCCCACCGGCACGGCCGACAACGTCTTCCTGAGCGTGCCGCCCGGTGGCTCCTTCTCCTATGCGTTCACGCTCGCCAAGGACCACCCGGCCGGCCTCTTCTACGTCCACCCCCACCAGCACGGACTCTCGGCCGATGAGGTGTTCGGCGGCCTCAGAAGCGCCCTGGTGGTGCGCGGTGATCTCGACCGAATTCCTGAAGTGGCGGCCGCCAGCGAAACCGTGCTGGTGCTCAAGGATTTCGCCAGCGCTTCCGGCCAGGGCGAGGCTGGCCAGGGCATGGGGCGCATGCTCGGCCGGGAGGGCCCCCTGCTGACGGTGAATGGCGAGCTCAACCCTGACCTGTCGATCCCCAGCGGCGGCCTGCTGCGGCTGCGCCTGCTCAATGCCTCCAATGCCCGCATCTACCGCCTGGCCCTGGAGGGGCACTCACTGGTGCTGATAGCCACCGATGGCGGTGCCATCGCGACCCCGCAGGCCCTGGACGAACTGCTGCTGGCCCCCGGCGAGCGGGCCGATGTGCTGGTGCAGGGCAACCAGGCACCCGGCAGCTACCGGTTGCTCAACCTGCCCTATCAGCGCAGTGGTCACATGGGGATGGGCCAGGTGGCGGACGCTCCTCAAACCCTGGCCACCCTCAACTACGCCGGATCAGTGGCGACGCTGCCACTCCCCAAAACCCTGATTCCCGTGGCGGCCCTGCCGCAGCCGGAGCTCACGCGCCGCTTCTCCCTGGCCCATGCCATGGGGATGGGGATGGGGATGGGGATGGGCGGGATGCAACACGGCATGGGGGGCATGGGCGCCGGTGGCATGGGCGGGGGCGGCATGGGCTTCGTGATCAATGCCCAGCCCTTCGACCCCGACCGCATCGACACCCGTGTCGCCCTTGGAAGCACGGAAGACTGGCTGATCGTCAACGACGACGTGATGGATCACCCCTTCCACTTGCACGTCAATCCCTTCCAGGTGATCAGCCGCGCCGGCCGCCCCGAAGCCCAGCGCCGCTGGAAGGACACCGTGCTGGTGAAGGCGGGCGAGGAGGTGCGGATCCGGGTGACGTTCCGGGATTTTCCAGGGCGCACGGTGTATCACTGCCACAACCTTGACCACGAGGATCTGGGGATGATGGGGGTACTGCAGATTAAGTAG
- a CDS encoding DUF411 domain-containing protein, with amino-acid sequence MPVTSYRSASCGCCKGWVQHMRANGFAVRDVVVADVAVIKRRLGVPARLASCHTAEVAGFALEGHVPAVDVKRLLQKRPPVAGLALPGMPLGSPGMESAYGKEAFTVMAFTRTGAISSFSQHAK; translated from the coding sequence ATGCCGGTCACCTCCTACCGATCTGCGAGCTGCGGCTGCTGCAAGGGCTGGGTGCAGCACATGCGCGCCAATGGCTTTGCCGTTCGCGATGTCGTGGTGGCGGATGTCGCCGTGATCAAGCGACGCCTGGGGGTCCCCGCCCGCCTGGCCTCCTGCCACACCGCCGAAGTCGCTGGTTTTGCCCTTGAGGGTCACGTCCCTGCTGTCGATGTGAAACGGCTGCTGCAGAAACGGCCTCCCGTGGCGGGCCTCGCCCTTCCGGGGATGCCCCTGGGTTCCCCAGGAATGGAATCGGCCTACGGCAAAGAGGCGTTCACGGTGATGGCCTTCACGCGGACCGGAGCCATCAGCAGCTTCTCCCAGCACGCCAAGTAA
- a CDS encoding DUF305 domain-containing protein has protein sequence MGPAATYDLCFIAGKVQHHNGAPRISEFVFGIGQPGVGALGKTIWRDQANEIRAMGLWRKAWYPQAPVYPVALASYGDPNRLNGLTHMSQAQIGGIRMMDDAPAPPGTTALSGSSKGCSITTAWR, from the coding sequence GTGGGCCCCGCCGCCACCTACGACCTGTGCTTCATCGCCGGCAAGGTGCAGCACCACAACGGCGCCCCGCGAATAAGCGAATTCGTCTTCGGCATCGGCCAGCCTGGTGTGGGAGCCCTCGGCAAGACGATCTGGCGCGATCAAGCCAACGAGATCCGGGCCATGGGCCTCTGGCGCAAGGCCTGGTATCCCCAGGCGCCCGTCTACCCGGTGGCGCTGGCGAGCTATGGGGATCCCAACAGGCTCAACGGCCTCACCCACATGAGCCAGGCCCAGATCGGAGGTATTCGCATGATGGACGACGCTCCGGCCCCACCAGGAACAACCGCGTTATCTGGATCCTCGAAGGGATGCTCGATCACCACGGCGTGGCGCTGA
- a CDS encoding DUF305 domain-containing protein: protein MLDHHGVALMMAHDGLAKSTNPTIRRFARGVIVAQRAEIIELRRMLALEGLSKPEYSRYDSLFRL, encoded by the coding sequence ATGCTCGATCACCACGGCGTGGCGCTGATGATGGCCCATGACGGCCTGGCCAAGAGCACCAACCCCACGATCCGCCGCTTCGCCAGGGGGGTGATCGTGGCCCAGCGCGCCGAAATCATCGAACTGCGGCGGATGCTGGCGCTTGAGGGCCTGAGCAAGCCTGAGTACAGCCGTTATGACTCACTTTTCAGACTCTGA